From Pan troglodytes isolate AG18354 chromosome 9, NHGRI_mPanTro3-v2.0_pri, whole genome shotgun sequence, the proteins below share one genomic window:
- the MDK gene encoding midkine, whose amino-acid sequence MQHRGFLLLTLLALLALTSAVAKKKDKVKKGGPGSECAEWAWGPCTPSSKDCGVGFREGTCGAQTQRIRCRVPCNWKKEFGADCKYKFENWGACDGGTGTKVRQGTLKKARYNAQCQETIRVTKPCTPKTKAKAKAKKGKGKD is encoded by the exons ATGCAGCACCGAGgcttcctcctcctcaccctcctcgCCCTGCTGGCGCTCACCTCCGCGGTCGCCAAAAAGAAAG ATAAGGTGAAGAAGGGCGGCCCGGGGAGCGAGTGCGCTGAGTGGGCCTGGGGGCCCTGCACCCCCAGCAGCAAGGACTGCGGCGTGGGTTTCCGCGAGGGCACCTGCGGGGCCCAGACCCAGCGCATCCGGTGCAGGGTGCCCTGCAACTGGAAGAAGGAGTTTGGAG CCGACTGCAAGTACAAGTTTGAGAACTGGGGTGCGTGTGATGGGGGCACAGGCACCAAAGTCCGCCAAGGCACCCTGAAGAAGGCGCGCTACAATGCTCAGTGCCAGGAGACCATCCGCGTCACCAAGCCCTGCACCCCCAAGACCAAAGCAAAGGCCAAAG ccaagaaagggaagggaaaggactAG